From Hordeum vulgare subsp. vulgare unplaced genomic scaffold, MorexV3_pseudomolecules_assembly, whole genome shotgun sequence, one genomic window encodes:
- the LOC123421746 gene encoding 30S ribosomal protein S7, chloroplastic yields the protein MSRRGTAEKRTAKSDPIFRNRLVNMVVNRIMKDGKKSLAYQILYRAVKKIQQKTETNPLLVLRQAIRRVTPNIGVKTRRNKKGSTRKVPIEIGSKQGRALAIRWLLEASQKRPGRNMAFKLSSELVDAAKGSGGAIRKKEATHRMAEANRALAHFR from the coding sequence ATGTCACGTCGAGGTACTGCAGAAAAAAGAACTGCAAAATCCGATCCAATTTTTCGTAATCGATTAGTTAACATGGTGGTTAACCGTATTATGAAagacggaaaaaaatcattggctTATCAAATTCTCTATCGAGCCGTGAAAAAGATTCAACAAAAGACAGAAACAAATCCACTATTGGTTTTACGTCAAGCAATACGTAGAGTAACTCCCAATATAGGAGTAAAAACAAGACGTAATAAAAAAGGATCGACGCGGAAAGTTCCGATTGAAATAGGATCTAAACAAGGAAGAGCACTTGCCATTCGTTGGTTATTAGAAGCATCCCAAAAGCGTCCGGGTCGAAATATGGCTTTCAAATTAAGTTCCGAATTAGTAGATGCTGCCAAAGGGAGTGGGGGTGCCATACGCAAAAAGGAAGCGACTCATAGAATGGCAGAGGCAAATAGAGCTCTTGCACATTTTCGTTAA
- the LOC123421745 gene encoding NAD(P)H-quinone oxidoreductase subunit 2 B, chloroplastic-like, with product MIWHVQNENFILDSTRIFMKAFHLLLFNGSFIFPECILIFGLILLLMIDSTSDQKDRPWFYFISSTSLVISITALLFRWREEPIISFSGNFQTNNFNEIFQFLILLCSTLCIPLSVEYIECTEMAITEFLLFVLTATLGGMFLCGANDLITIFVAPECFSLCSYLLSGYTKRDLRSNEATMKYLLMGGASSSILVHGFSWLYGSSGGEIELQEIVNGLINTQMYNSPGISIALISITVGLGFKLSPAPFHQWTPDVYEGVWFVRQIPTSISISEVFGFCKTP from the coding sequence ATGATCTGGCATGTACAGAATGAAAACTTCATTCTCGATTCTACGAGAATTTTTATGAAAGCGTTTCATTTGCTTCTCTTCAATGGAAGTTTCATTTTCCCAGAATGTATCCTAATTTTTGGCCTAATTCTTCTTCTGATGATCGATTCAACCTCTGATCAAAAAGATAGACCTTGGTTCTATTTCATCTCTTCAACAAGTTTAGTAATAAGCATAACGGCCCTATTGTTCCGATGGAGAGAAGAACCTATAATTAGCTTTTCGGGAAATTTCCAAACGAACAATTTCAACGAAATCTTTCAATTTCTCATTTTATTATGTTCAACTTTATGTATTCCTCTATCCgtagagtacattgaatgtacagaAATGGCTATAACAGAGTTTCTGTTATTCGTATTAACAGCTACTCTAGGGGGAATGTTTTTATGTGGTGCTAACGATTTAATAACTATCTTTGTAGCTCCAGAATGTTTCAGTTTATGTTCCTACCTATTGTCTGGATATACCAAGAGAGATCTACGGTCTAATGAGGCTACTATGAAATATTTACTCATGGGTGGGGCAAGCTCTTCTATTCTGGTTCATGGTTTCTCTTGGCTATATGGTTCATCTGGGGGGGAGATCGAGCTTCAAGAAATTGTGAACGGTCTTATCAATACACAAATGTATAACTCCCCAGGAATTTCAATTGCGCTTATATCCATCACTGTAGGACTTGGGTTCAAGCTTTCCCCAGCCCCTTTTCATCAATGGACTCCTGACGTCTACGAAGGAGTGTGGTTCGTTCGACAAATTCCTACCTCTATATCTATCTCTGAGGTGTTTGGGTTTTGCAAAACTCCATAG
- the LOC123421743 gene encoding photosystem II D2 protein: MTIALGRVPKEENDLFDTMDDWLRRDRFVFVGWSGLLLFPCAYFALGGWFTGTTFVTSWYTHGLASSYLEGCNFLTAAVSTPANSLAHSLLLLWGPEAQGDFTRWCQLGGLWTFVALHGAFALIGFMLRQFELARSVQLRPYNAISFSGPIAVFVSVFLIYPLGQSGWFFAPSFGVAAIFRFILFFQGFHNWTLNPFHMMGVAGVLGAALLCAIHGATVENTLFEDGDGANTFRAFNPTQAEETYSMVTANRFWSQIFGVAFSNKRWLHFFMLFVPVTGLWMSAIGVVGLALNLRAYDFVSQEIRAAEDPEFETFYTKNILLNEGIRAWMAAQDQPHENLIFPEEVLPRGNAL; the protein is encoded by the coding sequence ATGACTATAGCCCTTGGTAGAGTTCCTAaagaagaaaatgatctatttgatACTATGGATGACTGGTTACGAAGGGACCGTTTCGTTTTTGTAGGATGGTCTGGCCTATTGCTCTTTCCTTGTGCTTATTTCGCTTTAGGGGGTTGGTTTACAGGGACAACTTTTGTAACTTCTTGGTATACCCATGGATTGGCAAGTTCCTATTTGGAAGGTTGTAATTTCTTAACCGCAGCAGTTTCTACCCCTGCCAATAGTTTAGCACACTCTTTGTTGCTACTATGGGGGCCAGAAGCACAAGGAGATTTTACTCGTTGGTGTCAATTAGGCGGTCTATGGACTTTTGTAGCTCTCCACGGGGCTTTTGCACTAATAGGTTTCATGTTACGCCAATTTGAACTTGCTCGGTCTGTTCAATTGCGGCCTTATAATGCAATCTCATTCTCTGGTCCAATTGCTGTTTTTGTTTCGGTATTCCTTATTTATCCACTGGGGCAATCTGGTTGGTTCTTTGCGCCGAGTTTTGGCGTAGCAGCGATATTTCGATTCATCCTTTTCTTCCAAGGATTTCATAATTGGACGTTGAACCCATTTCATATGATGGGAGTTGCCGGAGTATTAGGCGCGGCTCTGCTATGCGCTATTCATGGAGCAACCGTAGAAAACACTCTATTTGAGGACGGTGATGGTGCAAATACCTTCCGTGCTTTTAACCCAACTCAAGCTGAAGAAACTTATTCAATGGTCACTGCTAACCGCTTTTGGTCCCAAATCTTTGGTGTTGCTTTTTCCAATAAACGTTGGTTACATTTCTTTATGCTATTTGTACCCGTCACCGGTTTATGGATGAGTGCTATTGGCGTAGTTGGCTTGGCTCTGAACTTACGTGCCTATGACTTTGTTTCCCAGGAAATCCGTGCAGCGGAAGATCCTGAATTCGAGACTTTCTACACCAAAAATATTCTTTTAAACGAGGGTATTCGTGCGTGGATGGCAGCTCAGGATCAGCCTCATGAAAATCTTATATTCCCTGAGGAGGTTCTACCACGTGGAAACGCTCTTTAA
- the LOC123421744 gene encoding photosystem II protein D1: MTAILERRESTSLWGRFCNWITSTENRLYIGWFGVLMIPTLLTATSVFIIAFIAAPPVDIDGIREPVSGSLLYGNNIISGAIIPTSAAIGLHFYPIWEAASVDEWLYNGGPYELIVLHFLLGVACYMGREWELSFRLGMRPWIAVAYSAPVAAATAVFLIYPIGQGSFSDGMPLGISGTFNFMIVFQAEHNILMHPFHMLGVAGVFGGSLFSAMHGSLVTSSLIRETTENESANEGYKFGQEEETYNIVAAHGYFGRLIFQYASFNNSRSLHFFLAAWPVVGIWFTALGISTMAFNLNGFNFNQSVVDSQGRVINTWADIINRANLGMEVMHERNAHNFPLDLAAVEVPAING, encoded by the coding sequence ATGACTGCAATTTTAGAGAGACGCGAAAGTACAAGCCTGTGGGGTCGCTTCTGCAACTGGATAACTAGCACTGAAAATCGTCTTTACATCGGATGGTTCGGTGTTTTGATGATCCCTACCTTATTGACCGCAACTTCTGTATTTATTATCGCCTTCATCGCTGCCCCTCCAGTAGATATTGATGGTATTCGCGAGCCTGTTTCTGGTTCTTTACTTTATGGAAACAATATTATCTCTGGTGCTATTATTCCTACTTCTGCGGCGATCGGATTGCACTTTTACCCAATTTGGGAAGCTGCATCTGTTGATGAGTGGTTATACAATGGTGGTCCTTATGAGCTAATTGTTCTACACTTCTTACTTGGTGTAGCTTGTTATATGGGTCGTGAGTGGGAACTTAGTTTCCGTCTGGGTATGCGTCCTTGGATTGCTGTTGCATATTCAGCTCCTGTTGCAGCTGCTACTGCTGTTTTCTTGATTTACCCTATTGGTCAAGGAAGCTTTTCTGATGGTATGCCTTTAGGAATCTCTGGTACTTTCAACTTTATGATTGTATTCCAGGCAGAGCACAACATCCTTATGCATCCATTCCACATGTTAGGTGTAGCTGGTGTATTCGGCGGTTCCCTATTCAGTGCTATGCATGGTTCCTTGGTAACCTCTAGTTTGATCAGGGAAACTACTGAAAATGAATCTGCTAATGAGGGTTACAAATTTGGTCAAGAGGAAGAGACTTATAATATTGTGGCTGCTCATGGTTATTTTGGCCGATTAATCTTCCAATATGCTAGTTTCAACAACTCTCGTTCTTTACACTTCTTCTTGGCTGCTTGGCCTGTAGTAGGAATCTGGTTCACTGCTTTAGGTATTAGTACTATGGCTTTCAACCTAAATGGTTTCAATTTCAACCAATCTGTAGTTGATAGTCAAGGTCGCGTTATTAATACTTGGGCTGATATCATCAACCGTGCTAACCTTGGTATGGAAGTAATGCACGAACGTAATGCTCACAACTTCCCTCTAGACTTAGCTGCTGTTGAAGTTCCAGCTATTAATGGATAA
- the LOC123421742 gene encoding photosystem II CP43 reaction center protein-like translates to MNLFEVAHFVPEKPMYEQGLILLPHLATLGWGVGPGGEVLDTFPYFVSGVLHLISSAVLGFGGIYHALLGPETLEESFPFFGYVWKDRNKMTTILGIHLILLGLGAFLLVLKALYFGGVYDTWAPGGGDVRKITNLTLSPSVIFGYLLKSPFGGEGWIVSVDDLEDIIGGHVWLGFICVFGGIWHILTKPFAWARRAFVWSGEAYLSYSLAALSVFGFIACCFVWFNNTAYPSEFYGPTGPEASQAQAFTFLVRDQRLGANVGSAQGPTGLGKYLMRSPTGEVIFGGETMRFWDLRAPWLEPLRGPNGLDLSRLKKDIQPWQERRSAEYMTHAPLGSLNSVGGVATEINAVNYVS, encoded by the coding sequence ATGAACCTATTTGAAGTGGCCCATTTCGTACCAGAAAAGCCCATGTATGAACAAGGGTTGATTTTACTTCCACACTTAGCTACTCTAGGTTGGGGAGTAGGGCCAGGGGGGGAAGTTCTAGATACTTTTCCATACTTTGTATCTGGCGTACTTCACCTAATTTCCTCCGCAGTCTTAGGCTTCGGTGGCATTTATCACGCGCTTCTGGGACCCGAGACTCTTGAAGAATCTTTTCCATTCTTTGGTTATGTCTGGAAAGATAGAAATAAAATGACTACAATTTTGGGTATTCACTTAATTTTGTTAGGTCTAGGTGCTTTTCTTCTAGTACTCAAGGCTCTTTATTTTGGCGGTGTATATGATACCTGGGCCCCTGGGGGGGGAGATGTAAGAAAAATTACCAATTTGACCCTTAGTCCCAGTGTTATATTTGGTTATTTACTAAAATCTCCTTTTGGGGGAGAAGGGTGGATTGTTAGTGTAGATGATTTAGAAGATATAATTGGTGGACATGTATGGTTGGGttttatttgtgtatttgggGGAATTTGGCATATTTTAACCAAACCCTTCGCATGGGCTCGCCGTGCATTTGTATGGTCTGGAGAAGCTTACTTGTCTTATAGTTTAGCTGCTTTATCTGTCTTTGGTTTTATCGCTTGTTGTTTTGTATGGTTCAATAATACAGCTTATCCGAGTGAGTTTTATGGACCCACCGGGCCAGAAGCTTCTCAAGCTCAAGCATTTACTTTTCTAGTTAGAGACCAGCGTCTTGGAGCTAATGTGGGATCCGCTCAAGGACCCACAGGTTTAgggaaatatctaatgcgttcccCAACTGGGGAGGTTATCTTTGGAGGGGAAACTATGCGTTTTTGGGACCTTCGTGCTCCATGGTTAGAACCTCTAAGGGGCCCCAACGGTTTGGACTTGAGTAGGTTGAAAAAAGACATACAACCTTGGCAAGAACGGCGCTCAGCAGAATATATGACCCACGCTCCTTTAGGCTCTTTAAATTCCGTGGGTGGCGTAGCGACCGAGATCAATGCAGTTAATTATGTCTCCTAG
- the LOC123421741 gene encoding maturase K: protein MEKFEGYSEKQKSRQQYFVYPLLFQEYIYAFAHDYGLNGSEPVEIVSWNNKKFSSLLVKRLIIRMYQQNFLDNSVNHPNQDRLLDYKIFFYSEFYSQILSEGFAIVVEIPFSLRELSCPKEKEIPKFQNLRSIHSIFPFLEDKFLHLDYLSHIEIPYPIHLEILVQLLQYRIQDVPSLHLLRFFLNYYSNWNSFITSMKSILFFQKENKRLVKFLYNSYVSEYEFFLLFLRKQSSCLPLAYSGTFLERIHFSRKMEHFGIMYPGFSRKTLWFFMDPLIHYVRYQGKAILASKGSFFLKKKWKCYLINFWQYYFFFWTQPRRIHINQLANSCFDFMGYLSSVPKSPLLVRNQMLENSFLIDTRMKKFDTIVPATLLIGYLSKAQFCTGSGHPISKPIWTDLSDWDILDRFGRICRNLFHYHSGSSKKRTLYRLKYILRLSCARTLARKHKSTVRTFMQRLGSAFLEEFFTEEEQVFSLMFTKTTLFSFSGSHTERIWYLDIIGINDLVNPLN, encoded by the coding sequence ATGGAAAAATTCGAAGGGTATTCAGAAAAACAGAAATCTCGTCAACAATACTTTGTCTACCCACTTCTCTTTCAGGAGTATATTTATGCATTTGCTCATGATTATGGATTAAACGGTTCTGAACCTGTGGAAATAGTTAGTTGGAATAACAAGAAATTTAGTTCACTACTTGTGAAACGTTTAATTATTCGAATGTATCAGCAGAATTTTTTGGATAACTCGGTTAATCATCCTAATCAAGATCGATTATTGGATTACAAAATTTTTTTTTATTCTGAGTTTTATTCTCAGATTCTATCTGAGGGGTTTGCGATTGTTGTGGAAATCCCATTCTCGCTACGGGAATTATCTTgtccgaaagaaaaagaaataccaaaGTTTCAGAATTTACGCTCTATTCATTCAATATTTCCCTTTTTAGAAGACAAATTTTTGCATTTGGATTATCTATCACATATAGAAATACCCTATCCTATCCATTTGgaaatcttggttcaactccttcAATACCGTATCCAAGATGTTCCATCTTTGCATTTATTGCGATTCTTTCTCAACTACTATTCGAATTGGAATAGTTTTATTACTTCAATGAAATCCattcttttttttcaaaaagaaaataaaagactaGTTAAATTCCTATATAACTCTTATGTATCAGAATAtgaatttttcttgttgtttcttCGTAAACAATCTTCTTGCTTACCATTAGCATATTCTGGAACTTTTCTGGAACGAATCCACTTTTCTAGGAAGATGGAACATTTTGGGATAATGTACCCTGGTTTTTCTCGGAAAACCTTATGGTTCTTTATGGATCCTCTTATACATTATGTTCGATATCAAGGAAAGGCAATTCTTGCATCAAAAggcagtttttttttgaaaaagaaatgGAAATGCTACCTTATCAATTTCTGGCaatattatttctttttttggaCTCAGCCGCGAAGAATCCATATAAACCAATTAGCAAACTCTTGCTTCGATTTTATGGGATACCTTTCAAGTGTACCAAAAAGTCCTTTGTTGGTAAGGAATCAAATGCTGGAGAATTCATTTCTCATAGATACTCGAATGAAAAAATTCGATACCATAGTCCCCGCTACTCTCCTCATAGGATACTTATCAAAAGCTCAATTTTGTACTGGATCGGGGCATCCTATTAGTAAACCCATTTGGACGGATTTATCAGATTGGGATATTCTTGATCGATTTGGTCGGATATGTAGAAAtctttttcattatcatagtggaTCTTCGAAAAAACGGACTTTGTATCGACTAAAGTATATACTTCGACTTTCATGCGCTAGAACTTTAGCTCGTAAACATAAAAGCACGGTACGAACTTTTATGCAACGATTGGGTTcggcatttttagaagaattttttACGGAAGAAGAGCAAGTTTTTTCTTTGATGTTCACCAAAACAACTCTTTTTTCTTTCAGTGGATCACACACTGAGCGTATTTGGTATTTGGATATTATAGGTATCAATGACCTGGTCAACCCTCTTAATTAA
- the LOC123421747 gene encoding NAD(P)H-quinone oxidoreductase subunit 2 A, chloroplastic-like has protein sequence MDSVLYIREEEARNPLFDSDSPTPVVAFLSVTSKVAASASATRILDIPFYFSSNEWHLLLEILAILSMILGNLLAITQTSMKRMLAYSSIGQIGYVIIGIIVGDSNDGYASMITYMLFYISMNLGTFACIVLFGLRTGTDNIRDYAGLYMKDPFLALSLALCLLSLGGLPPLAGFFGKLYLFWCGWQAGLYFLVSIGLLTSVLSIYYYLKIIKLLMTGRNQEITPYVRNYRRSPLRSNNSIELSMTVCVIASTIPGISMNPILAIAQDTLF, from the exons ATGGATTCGGTCTTATACATACGCGAGGAAG AAGCGAGGAATCCTCTTTTCGACTCTGACTCCCCCACTCCAGTCGTTGCTTTTCTTTCTGTTACTTCGAAagtagctgcttcagcttcagccacgcgaattctcgatattcctttttatttctcatcaaacgaatggcatcttcttctggaaatcctagctattcttagcatgattttgGGGAATCTCCTTGCTATTACTCAAACAAGCATGAAACGTATGCTTGCATATTCGTCCATAGGGCAAATCGGATATGTAATTATTGGAATAATTGTTGGAGACTCAAATGATGGATATGCAAGCATGATAACTTATATGCTGTTCTATATCTCCATGAATCTAGGAACTTTTGCTTGCATTGTATTATTTGGTCTACGTACCGGAACTGATAACATTCGAGATTATGCAGGATTATACATGAAAGATCCTTTTTTGGCTCTCTCTTTAGCCCTATGTCTCTTATCCCTAGGAGGCCTTCCTCCACTAGCAGGTTTCTTCGGAAAACTCTATCTATTCTGGTGTGGATGGCAAGCAGGCCTATATTTCTTGGTTTCAATAGGACTCCTTACGAGCGTTCTTTCTATCTACTATTATCTAAAAATAATCAAGTTATTAATGACTGGACGAAACCAAGAAATAACCCCTTATGTGCGAAATTATAGAAGATCCCCTTTAAGATCAAACAATTCCATCGAATTGAGTATGACTGTATGTGTGATAGCATCTACTATACCAGGAATATCAATGAACCCCATTCTTGCAATTGCTCAGGATACCCTCTTTTAG